In Haliscomenobacter hydrossis DSM 1100, the DNA window CATTGTCTTTTACTTCATCCCGAGCCACTACCCGACGGATTGGCATGGCGAGGTTGAGTTCCACCACATCACCCTTGTTCCAGTTGCGTTCTACAATCAGGTAGCCATTGTCCAGCTTCAGATTTTGGGCTTGTCCGTTGACTTTAAGGGTAGCAAAATTGGTGGGCCCTTCGTCCAGGAACTTGTACAAAGCACCAGCGCCAGGGTTGCCTTTGGCCCAGCCGGGCAAACGGATTTTTAGGGCAAATGACTGTGCCTTTTCGGGATTTACCGTGAGTTTGATCAAACCTTTCCAGGGGTATTCAGTTTCCTGGCGGATTTCCACCTTGCCTTTGGCCAAATCAATAGTGGTGTTGCTGCCCACAAACAAATTCACGTAGATACTTTGCGGATCAGACGCATAAATGTAATCGCCTAGTGACGCAATCAAGCGGGCGATATTGGAGGGGCAGCAAGCCGTACCAAACCATTCCCGGCGGAAATGGGTACCACTCGATGCCAAGGGATTCCCGTAAAAAAAACGATCCCCTGCCAGTGATAAGCCATCGAGCGCACCGTTGTACAGGCTTTTTTCCAACACATCGATGAATTTGGTTTGCCCGGTTAGTCGATTCATGCGCTGGTTCCAAAAAACCATACCCACCGAGGCGCAGGTTTCGCAATAGGCCCGTTCGTTGGGCAAATCGTAATCTTTCGAAAAACCTTCGTTGGAGCCCGAAGAACCGATCCCGCCCGTGATGTACATGTTGCGCTCGACCACATCGTCCCAAACGGTGTTCATGGCTTTGAGGTAGCTCTCGTCACCCGTGTAAGCAGCCACGTCTGCTGCCCCCGTGTACAGGTACATGGCGCGTACGGCGTGCCCGGTGATTTCGGTGGTCAGACTAACGGGCTTGATATCCTGGGCGTAAGCGGTGTCTTTCCAATCCGTCCAGGTGTAGCCGTGGGCGTAACCGTGCCCCCTTTCCTCCAGCAGCCAATGCGAAAAATCCAGGAAACGTTTGTCGTTGGTGACCTGGTATACCTTTACCAGTGCCAGTTCCAGTTCCTGATGGCCCGTGACCCAATGAGTTTTGCCGGGGCCAAACAGGCTCATCATGTGTTCTACCATGCGGATGCCCACATCGAGCAGTTTGCGTTTCCCGGTAGCATTGTAGTAGGCCACGGCGGCTTCCAACAGGTGGCCAGTGTTGTAGTCTTCGTGCATGGACATGTCCGTCCAGCGTTTGTCGAGTCCAGTCAAGGTATAATAGGTGTTGATGTAACCGTCTTTTTGTTGGGCGGCGGCAATTTTGTCGATCCACTCGTCGCATTTGGCCTCCAGTTTGGGATCGGGTTTGATTTTGAGGGTATAAGCCATCGCTTCGAGGGCTTTGTATACGTCCGAGTCGTCGTAAAAGATGCCCTCAAATTTGCCATCGCGGGTGCCTGCTACCCGTTCAAAATTGCGGATGCGGCCCGTTTTAACTTCGGTTTGATCAATACAAACCGGAACGGTTACATTGGCCACTTTGTCCATACGGGGCTTCCAAAAAGCATCCGTAATTTGTACATTAGAAAACTTGACGGGGGCAAGATTGGCGAATTTATTTTGACCTCCAAGGCTGAGTGCGTTACAGCAGCAAAAAATCAAGACGCTGTATCCAATTTGGTTTTTCATAGGTTGCTGCGATTTGAAGTGGTTAATTTTGGTTTGACAAATAAACAAATTAAAGCGGGTCCTACAATATTTTGACCTGAATTATCTACCCCATGTGACAACTCTATTATCTTTGGCGGGAAATCCCTGCACCCTATGGCTCAGATTGCTGTGTTTCCTGGATCTTTTGATCCCATTACTGTCGGTCATGTTGACTTGGTGCGTCGCGCCCTCCCCCTTTTTGACAAGGTCATCGTGGCTGTTGGGGTCAATACCCAAAAGCAATCACTTTTCACATTGGATCAACGTCTGGATTGGATCAAGTCGGTTTTTGCCGATGAGCCCAGGATTGAAGTGGGGTACTTTGAAAATCTCACTGCGGATTTCTGCCGAAAAATCGGTGCCAAATACTTGTTGAGAGGCTTGCGCAATGCCTCAGATTTTGATTATGAAAAAACAATTTCTCAACTCAATTTCATCATTGGAGATGAGTTGGAAACCATTTTTCTGATCAGTCAACCGGCTTTTTCGCACATCAGCTCTACGATCGTTCGGGAGATCATCAAGGGTGGGGGAGATGCTTCGCCATTTGTGCCACCACAGGTCAATATTTAAAATTTAATTCACCACAGATTCACACAGATTTACACAGATTAAAAACAAAAAAGTCTGTGTTTATCTGTGTAAATCTGTGGTGAATTAAATTGATTCTTCGCCAAACCAAATTACCACATATGTCTGACGCATTTTTCCAACTACCCAAAGCGAAAAACGAACCAGTACTGAGTTATGCACCCGGCTCGCCAGAAAAAGCAGCGCTCAAGGCCAAGATGGCCGAAATGAAGGGTCAAACGATTGAAATTCCACAAACCATTGGTGGAAAAAAAATAATGGAAGGGGAAAAGATCGCTATTCGCCCTCCACACGATCATAAGCATATTCTGGGCTACTACTACAAAGGTGGTTCCCAACACGTGCAAATGGCCATCGACGCGGCTGCGGCGGCCAAACCGGCCTGGGAAGCCATGCCCTGGGAAGAACGCGCCGCCATTTTTCTCAAAGCTGCTGACTTGTTGGCGGGGCCTTACCGCGCCAAGATGAATGCGGCAACGATGTTGGGGCAATCCAAAAATGCCTACCAGGCTGAGATCGATTGTGTAGCAGAACTCTGTGATTTTTACCGCTTTAATGCGGAATACATGATCCAGATTTACAGCGAACAACCCCAAAGTCCGGCGCTGACCTGGAACCGCATGGAATACCGGGCACTCGAAGGTTTTGTGTTTGCCATTACGCCGTTCAACTTTACTTCCATCGCGGGGAATTTGCCTGCCGCACCCGCCCTGATGGGCAATACCGTAATTTGGAAACCAGCTGAAACCCAAATTTATTCCGCTGCGGTAATCATGGAGATTTTTGAAGCGGCGGGCCTGCCAGCGGGTGTCATCAATCTCTTGTTGGTGGATGGTCCGATTGCGGGAGACCTGATTTTTAGCCACCCCGATTTTGCCGGACTGCACTTTACGGGCAGCACCAAGGTGTTCCAGGGCATGTGGACTACCATAGGAAAAAACATCGCTAAGTACAAATCTTATCCGCGCATCGTGGGCGAAACGGGGGGGAAAGACTTTATTTTGGCACACCCTTCGGCCAACCCGACTGCACTGGCGGTAGCGATGGTACGCGGTGCTTTTGAATACCAGGGTCAAAAATGTTCAGCGGCCTCGCGGGCCTACGTACCCAGCAGCATTTGGCCAGCCGTAAAAGAAAAAGCGGTGGCGCTGGTGAAAGACATGAAAATGGGCTCACCAGAGGATTTCCGCAATTTTATCAATGCAGTAATTGACGAACGGGCTTTTGATAAAATCACCAATTACATTGTCTTGGCGCGGGATGCCAAAGACGCCGAAATCATTGCGGGCGGCAAATACGACAAAACCAAAGGTTATTTCATCGAACCAACCCTGGTGGTGGTTACCGACCCCAAACACCGCTTGTTGCAAGAGGAAATCTTTGGCCCGGTACTGACCATCTACGTGTACGAAGATGCGCAGTTTGACGAAATGCCCGCCTTGGTCAATTCTACTTCACCTTATGCTTTGACAGGAGCCATTTTTGCCCAGGATCGTGGCGTGATTCATGCCTTGTCAAACGCATTGCGCCATTCAGCGGGCAACTTCTACATCAATGACAAACCTACCGGAGCAGTCGTAGGCCAACAACCTTTTGGCGGAGCACGGGCTTCGGGTACCAACGACAAAGCGGGCTCGGTCTGGAACTTGTTGCGTTGGGTGTCACCGCGTGCAATGAAAGAAAATTTTGATCCGCCTGTGGATTATACCTATCCGTTTATGGGTGAGGAATAACGTAGGGGCAACCCTATGTGGTTGCCCTATGTGGTTGCCCTATGTGGTTGCACGCACAAGGGCGACCACATAGGGTCGCCCCTACAGTCCCCCGGCGTCAAATACGGTAATATTTTTTCATGAAAAACGATCTAACCGAACATATCCTCGAAACCCCGCGCATGTGGTTGGTCTCCTGCTCCATTCCGTTGTATGAAGCGATTCTGCGGCACGACAATCAAATCGCGGAATACCTGGGGATTGAGGTAAAAGCAGGTTGGACCGAATTTGGCGATGAACCCAGCGTGTACTCCATGGAAAGGGTACGCGTCAATCCCGCCGAAGAGCCCTGGTGGCAATACCTGGCGGTGCACAAAGCCGACAATCTGCTGATTGGTGCGGGTGGCTACAAGGGCGGTCCGAATCGTTTTGGCGTGGTGGAAATTGGTTACGAGATCATGCTCGATTACCGCAATCAAGGCTACGCAACAGAATTTGCCCAGTACTTGATTAATTTTGCTTTTTCCCATGCAGACATTAAAGTGGTACAGGCGCATACCCTGGCAGAACCAAATGCTTCTACCCATGTTTTAAAGAGATGCGGGATGGAATTTGTGCAAGAGATGTTCGATCCCGATGATGGAACCATCTGGCAATGGAAAGTACATCGCCCGGCGTAACGGCGAATATATTCGCCGATTAACATACATTTGGCGAATATATTCGCCGTTACAAGCTAAAAAAATGCCACTTGTCCCCCATTCATCCTATCCTGGCCCTCCGCGTTACCAATGGAACGGCCATTTCCAAACCATTTTGCCTGCCTTAACCCGCAAAATCAAAGCAGTGCACTACGAGCGGGAGCGCCTGGAGTTGTCCGATGGAGACTTTGTCGATCTGGATTGGCTGGATGCAGAAAGCCAAACTTTGGTCATTTTATCACACGGTTTGGAAGGCAGCACCGACCGCGTGTACATGAAGGCGGCAGCCAAATATTTTCACGAACACGGCTGGGATGTCCTGGGTTGGAATTGTCGCTCGTGCAGCGGTGAAATGAACCGTTTGCTGCGGCTATACAACCACGGTGAAATTGGCGATTTTGGGCAAGTGATTGACCACGCTTTGCAGCGCAAAAACTACACCAAAATACACCTGATCGGCTACAGCATGGGCGGTAGCATTCTCCTCAAATACCTGGGTGTACACGGAAAAAATATTCCGGAACCCATCAAAACCGGGATTGCGTTTTCTTCACCTTGTGATTTGCCGGACAGCATTCAAACCCTCGAATTGCCGGGCAATTGGTTCTATCGCCGCAAGTTTTTTAACAGTCTGCGTAAAAAAATCATCGCCAAAGCCGCGCAGTTTCCCGGACAGATCGATTTATCCAAATTTGAACAAATCAAATCCTGGCGGGATTTTGACGAGTTTTACTCCGCACCGATCAATGGCTACAAAAATGCCGAGGATTTTTATTGGCAGGCTTCGGCCAAGAACTTTGTAGCAGGGATTCAAATTCCGGCTTTGCTTTGTAATGCCCAAAATGATCCGATCCTCACTCCGGCCTGTTCGCCGAAAGAGTTGGCCAAAAACCACCCTTATTTTCACGTAGAAACCCCCCATAAAGGTGGGCATGTCGGTTTTGCCATCAAAAGACATCCGGGGCCTTATTACTGGCTGGAACACCGGGCGATGGAATTCATCAAGGGGCAGAATTGAAACGAAGCTTTGAGCCCAGTTCAATGGAGTTGTACAACAAGTCGCCGAAACCTTTTTGCACGCCACCAAAAAGTTGCCATTTGTTGCTCAAGTCGATTTGTCCATTCAAACCCAATGCCAGGGGGCGATCGCCGTTGTTGAGGTAACCCGTGTATCCGCGAAAGACGGGTGATAAGGCCCATTTTTTCCCCTCCAGATTCAATCCCAGGCCAAAGAGCGGCGCATCGTTCTGGTTTTGGGCATTCTGATTGATTTGCCATACAAAGATTCCTCCCATTCCATTGAGGCTTAATTTCAAAGACCCATCAATGAGTTTTTTTCCAAAAGACAAGTCCAGATAATACCCCGCCGCGTCGGTAAACCGCGCCATACCCACCATGGTGGAGGAAGGAAAACGGTAGCCAATGCGCAAGGCCAAATCCAGGGGATGTTTTTCGGCTTTTAAAATTTGGATCAAAGTATGCAGGTAAACATCTCCACTGGCCCAGCGGCGATTGTAAAAAACGTGGAAGGTCTTGCGCTCGGTCTTGATCTCGTGCGTAAGGGTAAAGTGCTCGACGGGTACCCAGTACAGCTCAAAACTGATGACATCAGGCACCAGGTTGTAGGTGCCGGTCAAGGCAAGGTTGTGTGTAAGGTCTCCTGTGGCAACATGACTATTGCCTGAAAAGGCAAAGGAATGTTCATTGGGCACCCTCCCATTACCCAAGCGGGGAATGGGCAAGGCATTAGGACCCAGAAAACGCGGTGCACGAATGATGTAATCGCCCCAAAAGCGCTGGCCGTCCCAGCCTACGTTGTTGGCCCACCAATAGTGGTCTTGGGCGAAGCTGAGGGTGGAATGGAGGTGGAAAAAGAAAAAGAGTAGGAGTATTTTTATTGAAATTTTTGCTTTGTTCCAAGACTCAGTACTCCTAATGGCAGGTTCGATTAGTTCTAAGCTTAACGCTTTTGCGCAGCTACGCTGCTTATTTTTTTCACCACGACGACACGACGACACGACGTTTTTCGCGCTTCGCGCTCCAAAAACACGACGCTTGCGTCGTGTGGTGCGGAGCAAAACGTCGCGTCGTCGTGTCGTCGTGGTGAAAAAACATTTTGGCGTAGCCAAAATACATCGTTTGTGTTGCAAAAAATTAAAACCAATCGCCCCTACCTGTAGGGCTCGGGGGGGCTGAAATGGCTGGGTGACATCTTGCAAACAAAACTCTGTCCTATTTATCTGACTAATCACTACGCTTTCTTCAAAATATAAATAATCGAACTGGCTTTTTCCGGACGGTTCAAACTGCTTAAAAAAGAACGCAAACCACTCCAGGCACCCAAGGGCAAAGCCAGCATTCCACGGCCCCGGTATTTTTCACTCAACAAAGAGACGTAGAAAGGATCCAGCGGCATGCCTTTTTTACCCACCACTTGAAAACCCATTTCTTCAGCCAGACTGCACAAGGTGCGGGGCGAGAAATGCCAGAGGTGGCGGGGTACATCGTAAGCGGCCCAGTGTGCGGCATATTTTTGCCCATCTTTGGAAGTGTAATTGGGTACCGCAATCATCAAAACTCCATCGGCTTCCAACAACTCGTGCAAGCGACGTAGGTACAACTTGGGATCATACACGTGCTCCAGTACATGCCACATGCTGATGACGCCAAACTTGCCGGGCAGGGTGCCAGCTTCCAGTTCGGTGGGGGACCGCACGTCCAGCCCAAATTGCTGAATACCAAAATTGCGGGCACCTTCGTCTACCTCCACGCCCAGTACCTCATAGCCCTGGCCGCGCATGTGGTTCATGAAATAGCCAGTACCACAACCCACGTCCAATAAGCGGCGTTGCTTGCTCAGGTTTTGCACCAACTGCTGTTTGTTGCGCAGCATGTAATCCCTTGCAGCGTGGTACAAGCGGTTGATCAGGCCTTTTTTGGTATCGCTGTGCGAAATGTAGTTTTCGCTCTGGTAATAGCGGCCAATTTGTTCCGGAGCGGGCACATTTTGGGTGAAACGCAAACCACAACCGTGGCAATCGCACAGGTCAAAGGCTTCGCCGGAAATGGAATGGTCGCGTGTAGCCAGGGCTTTTTCAATGTCGTGGCTGCCACAAAGCGGGCATTGTTGGTAATGGATTGTACTCATGGTTAAAATAAAAAAAGACATCAGTTCGCAATGTAACTGATGCCTGCAAGCTTAAGATCACAACAAAAAAAAGTATTCTAAATACTTGGGGTAAAGTTAAAGAGAAATTTGGGGAAAAACAAACATTTAGGGTTCGAGGGTTCGAAGTTCGAGGGTTCAATCGGTCGCCGAGCGGAGCCGAGGTGTTCGATTGAACCCTCCGAACTTCGAACCCCCGAACCCTCTTAGATCCTAATCTGCCTCAACTGATCAACCACCACAGGCCGTAACCTGCGGGCGGCATCCAAAATCAAAAACGTATCATCCGGGAAGTTGCTGGGGCGATTGCCAATGCGGCTACGGGTTTCCTTACTTAGGGCGCGTTCATCGCCTCTGAACGTGGCGGCATAATTTTCCCAAAATGCCTCGGCACCAAGAGGACGAGAATCGATCACTGAACCGGAGTGTAAGTCGAATAGTTCCAATTGACCAGCCAAGCGTGCCCCTTTCTGTTGGTACACTTCGGTGACCAATGCCCTGATGGTGACTTTGTTGGGGTACTTGATGTCGTTGCCAGCGGTGTCTTTTTTCACGTTGCCACGGGTGTCGTACTCGTATACCCAGCCATCCTGGATCTGGTTTTGCTCTTCGTACTGGCGTTCGCGCATCGTGCCGGGGCTGACCTGTACATCGCGCAACATGAGGGTTGCCTTGACGTC includes these proteins:
- the pruA gene encoding L-glutamate gamma-semialdehyde dehydrogenase gives rise to the protein MSDAFFQLPKAKNEPVLSYAPGSPEKAALKAKMAEMKGQTIEIPQTIGGKKIMEGEKIAIRPPHDHKHILGYYYKGGSQHVQMAIDAAAAAKPAWEAMPWEERAAIFLKAADLLAGPYRAKMNAATMLGQSKNAYQAEIDCVAELCDFYRFNAEYMIQIYSEQPQSPALTWNRMEYRALEGFVFAITPFNFTSIAGNLPAAPALMGNTVIWKPAETQIYSAAVIMEIFEAAGLPAGVINLLLVDGPIAGDLIFSHPDFAGLHFTGSTKVFQGMWTTIGKNIAKYKSYPRIVGETGGKDFILAHPSANPTALAVAMVRGAFEYQGQKCSAASRAYVPSSIWPAVKEKAVALVKDMKMGSPEDFRNFINAVIDERAFDKITNYIVLARDAKDAEIIAGGKYDKTKGYFIEPTLVVVTDPKHRLLQEEIFGPVLTIYVYEDAQFDEMPALVNSTSPYALTGAIFAQDRGVIHALSNALRHSAGNFYINDKPTGAVVGQQPFGGARASGTNDKAGSVWNLLRWVSPRAMKENFDPPVDYTYPFMGEE
- a CDS encoding GNAT family N-acetyltransferase gives rise to the protein MKNDLTEHILETPRMWLVSCSIPLYEAILRHDNQIAEYLGIEVKAGWTEFGDEPSVYSMERVRVNPAEEPWWQYLAVHKADNLLIGAGGYKGGPNRFGVVEIGYEIMLDYRNQGYATEFAQYLINFAFSHADIKVVQAHTLAEPNASTHVLKRCGMEFVQEMFDPDDGTIWQWKVHRPA
- a CDS encoding YheT family hydrolase, encoding MPLVPHSSYPGPPRYQWNGHFQTILPALTRKIKAVHYERERLELSDGDFVDLDWLDAESQTLVILSHGLEGSTDRVYMKAAAKYFHEHGWDVLGWNCRSCSGEMNRLLRLYNHGEIGDFGQVIDHALQRKNYTKIHLIGYSMGGSILLKYLGVHGKNIPEPIKTGIAFSSPCDLPDSIQTLELPGNWFYRRKFFNSLRKKIIAKAAQFPGQIDLSKFEQIKSWRDFDEFYSAPINGYKNAEDFYWQASAKNFVAGIQIPALLCNAQNDPILTPACSPKELAKNHPYFHVETPHKGGHVGFAIKRHPGPYYWLEHRAMEFIKGQN
- a CDS encoding glycoside hydrolase family 127 protein, which encodes MKNQIGYSVLIFCCCNALSLGGQNKFANLAPVKFSNVQITDAFWKPRMDKVANVTVPVCIDQTEVKTGRIRNFERVAGTRDGKFEGIFYDDSDVYKALEAMAYTLKIKPDPKLEAKCDEWIDKIAAAQQKDGYINTYYTLTGLDKRWTDMSMHEDYNTGHLLEAAVAYYNATGKRKLLDVGIRMVEHMMSLFGPGKTHWVTGHQELELALVKVYQVTNDKRFLDFSHWLLEERGHGYAHGYTWTDWKDTAYAQDIKPVSLTTEITGHAVRAMYLYTGAADVAAYTGDESYLKAMNTVWDDVVERNMYITGGIGSSGSNEGFSKDYDLPNERAYCETCASVGMVFWNQRMNRLTGQTKFIDVLEKSLYNGALDGLSLAGDRFFYGNPLASSGTHFRREWFGTACCPSNIARLIASLGDYIYASDPQSIYVNLFVGSNTTIDLAKGKVEIRQETEYPWKGLIKLTVNPEKAQSFALKIRLPGWAKGNPGAGALYKFLDEGPTNFATLKVNGQAQNLKLDNGYLIVERNWNKGDVVELNLAMPIRRVVARDEVKDNENRMALQRGPLVYCVEGVDHNGSAWNLIVPDQVVFTPQWQPDLLGGVMTLTGTGMAIVPTKDGIGAQTIKQKISAVPYFSWCNRGSNQMLVWLPRKVKEIKIP
- the coaD gene encoding pantetheine-phosphate adenylyltransferase; translated protein: MAQIAVFPGSFDPITVGHVDLVRRALPLFDKVIVAVGVNTQKQSLFTLDQRLDWIKSVFADEPRIEVGYFENLTADFCRKIGAKYLLRGLRNASDFDYEKTISQLNFIIGDELETIFLISQPAFSHISSTIVREIIKGGGDASPFVPPQVNI
- a CDS encoding class I SAM-dependent methyltransferase, with translation MSTIHYQQCPLCGSHDIEKALATRDHSISGEAFDLCDCHGCGLRFTQNVPAPEQIGRYYQSENYISHSDTKKGLINRLYHAARDYMLRNKQQLVQNLSKQRRLLDVGCGTGYFMNHMRGQGYEVLGVEVDEGARNFGIQQFGLDVRSPTELEAGTLPGKFGVISMWHVLEHVYDPKLYLRRLHELLEADGVLMIAVPNYTSKDGQKYAAHWAAYDVPRHLWHFSPRTLCSLAEEMGFQVVGKKGMPLDPFYVSLLSEKYRGRGMLALPLGAWSGLRSFLSSLNRPEKASSIIYILKKA